The following proteins are co-located in the Ictalurus punctatus breed USDA103 chromosome 14, Coco_2.0, whole genome shotgun sequence genome:
- the commd9 gene encoding COMM domain-containing protein 9 — translation MAPLAEEHFSSLQLLLKAPSKDVVRQICVDSFPSRAHESQSLVDGTARALSVSSAEAMQVLTAFHLLSHHVVFHGFTAPEQIQSVFPATFHSNLKNLITKILLEQSATWRNEALSSQISLPRLVDLEWRVDVKAASDSVSRMAVPTCVLHMKIQDGGNVSSSTSESSVTVELSKETLDTMLDGLGRIRDQLSAVAGK, via the exons ATGGCTCCTCTAGCGGAAGAACACTTCAGTTCATTACAGCTCCTGTTAAAG gcTCCATCCAAAGATGTTGTGCGACAGATATGCGTGGACAGTTTCCCCTCGCGAGCGCACGAGTCACAGAGTCTGGTGGACGGCACCGCTCGAGCCCTGTCCGTGTCCAGTGCCGAGGCCATGCAG GTGCTGACGGCATTTCATCTGCTTTCACATCATGTGGTGTTCCACGGTTTTACAGCACCAGAACAAATCCAGTCTGTTTTCCCGGCCACGTTCCACTCGAACCTCAAAAACCTCATCACTAAGATCCTGCTAGAGCAAAG cgcgACATGGAGAAATGAGGCTTTGTCCAGTCAGA TTTCTCTGCCCCGGCTCGTAGATTTGGAGTGGAGGGTGGACGTGAAGGCGGCGTCGGACTCCGTCAGCCGCATGGCTGTGCCTACCTGCGTCCTGCACATGAAG ATCCAAGACGGAGGCAATGTGAGCAGCAGCACGAGCGAGTCTTCAGTCACTGTGGAACTCAGCAAAGAAACTTTGGACACGATGCTAGACGGCCTGGGACGCATCCGAGACCAGCTCTCCGCCGTGGCTGGGAAATAA
- the rpl18a gene encoding 60S ribosomal protein L18a yields the protein MKASGTLREYKVVGRLLPSAKNPTPPLYRMRIFAPNHVVAKSRFWYFVSQLRKMKKANGETVYCGLVHEQSPLKVKNFGIWLRYDSRSGTHNMYREYRDLTTSGAVTQCYRDMGARHRARAHAIQIMKVQVIAANKCRRAAIKQFHDSKIKFPLPHRVLRRQHKPRFTTRRPQTFF from the exons ATGAAGGCGTCTGGCACA CTTAGGGAGTACAAAGTCGTCGGGCGTCTGTTGCCCTCTGCCAAGAACCCGACCCCTCCTCTGTACCGCATGAGGATCTTCGCCCCCAACCATGTGGTGGCCAAGTCCCGCTTCTGGTACTTCGTCTCCCAGctgaggaagatgaagaaggCGAACGGAGAGACCGTGTACTGCGGCCTG GTTCATGAGCAATCTCCCTTGAAGGTGAAAAACTTTGGCATCTGGCTGCGTTACGATTCCCGCAGTGGCACCCACAACATGTACCGCGAGTACAGAGACCTCACCACCTCCGGAGCCGTCACCCAGTGCT ACCGGGATATGGGAGCTCGTCACCGTGCTCGCGCTCATGCCATCCAGATCATGAAAGTGCAGGTGATCGCAGCCAACAAATGCCGCAGAGCCGCCATCAAGCAGTTCCAC GATTCCAAGATCAAGTTCCCTCTGCCCCACAGGGTCCTGCGTCGCCAGCACAAGCCCCGCTTCACCACCAGGAGGCCGCAGACATTCTTCTAA